In one window of Arthrobacter pascens DNA:
- a CDS encoding extracellular solute-binding protein, whose amino-acid sequence MLGKYTAPERSASLKELGRAGVGRRSFLGLVGGAVAFAALPALTSCSSGGAAPQATSSAGMSDATSKLVPSYIPLDIVKPDIPSVNGTAPGFTKFPSSLVKSVQGVPGKGGSYTAMTPAWWAIPQADNSYFQAVNERLGSKLNFQVSDGNTYADKIQTVLASPKDVPDWVVIPSWNLPPRFGQAVKGLFTDLSEYLAGDKIKKYPNLANLPTAAWKYSCFEGGLYGLPYPNEQVGNAFFYRKDLFDEMGLEQPKSADEYIALAKEITDPAKNRWGSEDVWTGAQIMHGVVDKWKLVDGKLQNKVESDEYRAALEWGAKLFASGAVHPDAVAGNSQKAKQRFESGASLMTNDGVGGWHEALARVLPSNPKFQQQPMDFFAPDGGKPTLFRGLPAAIFSFIKKTDDASKVEEMLALANFVAAPFGTEENMLINNGVEGIHYTLDAQNVPQATAKGTAEVTSTYAFLVNSTVVNNFVQYPGYVKAKTDWEIRQAPYVVDPLFYGLQIQEPSKFGSLGKPLDDLSKDILRGRKSLSELDGVVATWKKNGGDELREFYAGFLNA is encoded by the coding sequence ATGCTTGGAAAATACACCGCACCTGAACGCAGCGCCTCCCTGAAGGAGCTCGGCCGTGCAGGGGTAGGCCGCCGGTCGTTCCTGGGCCTCGTCGGTGGTGCCGTGGCCTTTGCCGCCCTCCCCGCGCTCACGTCATGCAGCAGCGGCGGCGCGGCCCCGCAGGCCACCAGTTCCGCAGGGATGTCCGACGCCACGTCCAAGCTCGTGCCCAGCTACATCCCGCTTGACATCGTCAAGCCGGACATTCCGAGTGTGAACGGTACTGCGCCGGGCTTCACCAAATTCCCCTCATCCTTGGTCAAGTCAGTGCAGGGTGTTCCGGGTAAAGGCGGAAGCTATACAGCCATGACCCCGGCATGGTGGGCAATCCCGCAGGCGGATAACAGCTACTTCCAGGCCGTGAACGAACGGCTGGGCTCAAAGCTCAATTTCCAGGTCAGTGACGGAAACACCTACGCAGACAAGATCCAGACTGTACTGGCCTCACCCAAGGATGTGCCGGACTGGGTGGTCATCCCGTCCTGGAACCTCCCGCCGCGGTTCGGCCAGGCAGTCAAGGGCCTCTTCACAGACCTTTCCGAGTACCTTGCCGGTGACAAGATCAAGAAGTACCCCAACCTCGCAAATCTCCCCACCGCTGCCTGGAAGTACAGCTGTTTCGAGGGCGGGCTGTATGGGCTGCCGTACCCGAACGAGCAGGTCGGGAACGCCTTCTTTTACCGCAAGGACCTGTTCGATGAAATGGGCCTGGAACAGCCAAAGTCCGCCGATGAATACATCGCACTGGCCAAGGAAATCACTGACCCGGCCAAGAACCGCTGGGGTTCTGAAGATGTGTGGACCGGTGCACAGATCATGCACGGTGTGGTGGACAAGTGGAAACTGGTGGACGGCAAGCTCCAGAACAAGGTCGAGTCTGACGAGTACAGGGCGGCGCTCGAATGGGGCGCAAAGCTCTTCGCATCCGGCGCAGTTCACCCGGACGCTGTGGCCGGCAACTCACAGAAGGCAAAACAGCGCTTCGAATCCGGCGCGTCGCTGATGACCAATGACGGGGTTGGTGGCTGGCATGAAGCCCTGGCCCGGGTCCTGCCCAGCAACCCGAAGTTCCAGCAGCAGCCCATGGACTTCTTTGCCCCCGACGGCGGCAAGCCCACGTTGTTCCGCGGCTTACCCGCCGCCATCTTCAGTTTCATCAAGAAGACGGATGATGCTTCGAAGGTTGAGGAAATGCTGGCCCTGGCCAACTTTGTGGCCGCTCCCTTCGGTACGGAGGAGAACATGCTGATCAACAACGGCGTTGAAGGCATCCACTACACCCTCGACGCGCAGAACGTTCCGCAGGCCACGGCCAAGGGCACTGCGGAAGTCACCAGCACGTACGCCTTCCTGGTGAACTCCACCGTGGTGAACAACTTCGTCCAGTACCCCGGCTACGTGAAGGCCAAAACGGACTGGGAAATCCGGCAGGCCCCCTACGTGGTTGACCCCCTCTTCTACGGCCTGCAGATCCAGGAGCCCAGCAAGTTCGGCTCTCTGGGGAAACCGCTCGACGACCTTTCCAAGGACATTCTCCGCGGGCGCAAGAGCCTTTCGGAGCTTGACGGGGTCGTCGCCACGTGGAAGAAGAACGGCGGAGACGAACTGCGTGAGTTCTACGCAGGATTCCTGAACGCCTAG
- a CDS encoding ABC transporter permease, with the protein MTTSESTLAASRVQARAGHSPGRPDGARQADLSMTRKKASLRIRLRRDKSLVLMTLPAIALLLVFAYVPMLGNVVAFQDYSPFVGIPDSPFVGLDNFTRVLGDQGFWLAVSNTLVITAFQLVFFFPVPIVLALLLNSLLSPALRSTIQAIVYLPHFFSWVLVVSVFQQVLGGAGLLSQSLRAHGWQAMDIMTNPDTFLFLITSQAIWKDAGWGIIVFLAALSAIDQEQYEAAAVDGANRWHRMWHVTLPALRGVVILLLILRLGDALSVGFEQLILQRDAVGAQASEVLDTFVYYTGVRNGDWGYAAAAGLIKGVVSLALILGANKLAHLFGESGVYSKS; encoded by the coding sequence ATGACCACTTCCGAATCCACCCTGGCCGCCTCACGGGTTCAAGCACGAGCCGGCCATAGCCCGGGCCGCCCGGACGGCGCACGCCAAGCGGACCTGTCCATGACCCGCAAGAAAGCAAGCCTGCGCATCAGGCTGCGGCGGGACAAATCCCTGGTGCTGATGACCTTGCCAGCCATCGCCCTGCTTTTGGTCTTCGCTTATGTTCCGATGCTCGGCAACGTTGTGGCGTTCCAGGACTATTCACCCTTCGTGGGCATTCCGGACAGCCCCTTCGTTGGGCTCGACAACTTTACCCGCGTCCTGGGGGACCAGGGCTTCTGGCTCGCCGTGAGCAACACCCTGGTGATTACGGCCTTCCAGCTGGTCTTCTTCTTTCCCGTCCCCATTGTGCTGGCGCTGCTGCTCAACTCCTTGCTGTCCCCGGCACTGCGTTCCACCATCCAGGCCATCGTCTACCTGCCGCACTTTTTTTCCTGGGTGCTGGTGGTTTCGGTGTTCCAGCAGGTGCTCGGCGGGGCCGGCCTCCTAAGCCAGAGCCTGCGGGCCCATGGCTGGCAGGCCATGGATATTATGACCAACCCGGACACTTTCCTGTTCCTGATTACCTCACAGGCAATCTGGAAGGATGCAGGCTGGGGAATCATCGTGTTCCTGGCCGCGCTCAGCGCCATCGACCAGGAGCAGTACGAGGCAGCGGCCGTCGACGGAGCGAACCGCTGGCACCGGATGTGGCACGTGACGCTTCCGGCGCTGCGCGGCGTCGTCATCCTGCTGCTGATCCTTCGCCTGGGTGACGCCTTGTCCGTGGGCTTCGAACAGCTGATCCTGCAACGCGACGCCGTCGGGGCGCAAGCGTCAGAGGTCCTGGACACCTTTGTCTACTACACGGGCGTTCGTAATGGCGACTGGGGCTATGCCGCGGCGGCCGGCCTGATCAAGGGCGTGGTATCGCTGGCACTCATTCTGGGTGCCAACAAACTGGCCCACCTATTTGGAGAGAGCGGGGTGTACTCAAAGTCATGA
- a CDS encoding glycoside hydrolase family 3 protein translates to MQVAATATAPATPEAMLESLTMEQKIAMLHQHAPAIEALGLAPFHTGAEAAHGVAWLGPATVFPQPVGMAASWDEDLIRRVGTAVGREVRGKKAGTNVWAPVVNPLRHPLWGRNEEGFSEDPHLTAALAGAYCAGLKGDDERFWMTVPTLKHFLAYNNEKDRNVSSSQLRARVLHEYELPAYRGPIEDGVAGAVMLSYNLVNGRPAHVSDIVAGELRRWRNGEGIAIVTDAGAPSSLYTAEKYFDDGPSAYAAALRAGVDNFTEDSENPAPSLKHLHEALDRGLINEADIDRAVLRLLNLRERAGEFEPDGGPYGAIGPEVVGDPAHVALAREAARKSVVLLRNSPAAGTDGPLLPLGSSPGKVAVIGSLGSTVLSDWYSGTLQDEVSIFEGLSERYGDVVSESGVDTVSLRCVRTGMYLSAGEPETTITACAAIPGPAERFLLKDWGAGECTLQFPLTNKFVSAGGYYLAASADRVGGWVVQETFRLHTWADGTVSLQHIGTGKWVRIEEHTGSAALSEGTPEKADRFAVRTVRSGQQAAREAAAAADVAVVVVGNDPHLGGRETLDRSTLALPETEQELIRVVREANPRTVLVIASSYPYALGPLADTPAIVWTSHAGQELGNALADILSGDHEPTGRLAQTWWQRDADLPDILDYDIISSQGTYLYSTAEPLYALGHGLGYSTVSYETAVRAGDGLDVVLRNTGNRTAHELVQVYAASPGHRLDFPRRLLVAHRRVRLEPGERSTVRMPVPVDRLATYSVTDGRMLVEPGTYELMVGTSANDLPLGVELTVAGEGSGARARSAWIRAELFDECSNLALVPETPLAGTAVAPSSPQERATAVYRGWEGGRPERVAFRLSATAAGRVAVQLPGRGGTWREYADAAIQPGFSGELRLELAGGGADFEAVRIVLEGPVTLSALQLGE, encoded by the coding sequence ATGCAAGTTGCAGCTACCGCCACCGCCCCTGCCACTCCCGAGGCCATGCTGGAGTCCCTGACAATGGAGCAGAAGATCGCCATGCTCCATCAGCACGCCCCCGCCATCGAAGCCCTCGGCCTGGCCCCATTCCACACCGGCGCCGAGGCCGCGCACGGCGTGGCCTGGCTGGGCCCCGCAACGGTATTTCCGCAGCCAGTGGGAATGGCCGCCAGCTGGGACGAGGACCTGATCCGCCGGGTGGGCACCGCCGTCGGCCGTGAAGTCCGCGGCAAGAAGGCGGGGACCAACGTCTGGGCTCCCGTGGTGAACCCGCTGCGCCACCCGCTCTGGGGACGCAATGAGGAAGGGTTCTCCGAGGATCCGCACCTCACCGCAGCCCTGGCCGGGGCATACTGCGCGGGCCTCAAAGGCGACGATGAACGCTTCTGGATGACCGTGCCCACACTGAAGCACTTCCTGGCCTACAACAACGAAAAGGACCGGAACGTTTCCAGCAGCCAGCTGCGGGCCCGTGTGCTTCATGAATATGAGCTTCCGGCCTACCGCGGCCCCATCGAGGACGGCGTGGCGGGCGCCGTGATGCTGTCCTACAACCTGGTCAACGGCAGGCCCGCCCACGTCTCGGACATCGTCGCCGGAGAGCTTCGGCGGTGGCGGAACGGGGAGGGCATCGCCATCGTCACGGACGCCGGCGCACCCTCCTCGCTCTACACCGCGGAGAAGTATTTCGACGACGGCCCGTCGGCCTACGCGGCTGCCCTCCGCGCAGGTGTGGACAACTTCACCGAGGACAGCGAAAACCCGGCGCCATCGCTCAAGCATCTGCACGAGGCCCTTGACCGCGGGCTGATCAATGAGGCTGACATCGACCGTGCAGTCCTGCGGCTGCTCAACCTTCGCGAGCGGGCGGGGGAGTTCGAGCCCGACGGCGGTCCGTACGGAGCCATTGGGCCTGAAGTGGTGGGCGATCCCGCGCATGTGGCGCTGGCCCGGGAAGCGGCGCGGAAGTCAGTGGTGCTGCTCCGCAACTCCCCGGCAGCCGGTACGGACGGTCCACTGCTTCCACTGGGTTCATCGCCGGGAAAGGTGGCAGTCATCGGATCACTGGGTTCCACGGTCCTGAGTGATTGGTACAGCGGCACCCTGCAGGATGAGGTCAGCATTTTCGAAGGCCTGTCGGAGCGCTACGGAGACGTGGTGTCGGAGTCAGGCGTGGATACTGTGTCACTCCGATGTGTCCGCACCGGCATGTACCTTAGCGCCGGGGAGCCCGAAACCACGATCACCGCCTGCGCCGCGATCCCCGGGCCGGCAGAAAGATTCCTGCTCAAGGACTGGGGCGCCGGCGAATGCACGCTGCAGTTCCCCCTCACCAATAAGTTCGTCTCCGCCGGGGGCTACTACCTGGCTGCATCAGCTGACCGGGTGGGCGGCTGGGTGGTGCAGGAGACGTTCCGCCTGCACACCTGGGCGGACGGGACGGTGTCCCTCCAGCACATCGGTACCGGAAAGTGGGTTCGGATCGAAGAGCATACCGGGAGTGCGGCGCTGTCCGAGGGAACTCCGGAGAAGGCCGACCGTTTTGCCGTGCGGACCGTCCGTTCCGGCCAGCAGGCCGCCCGGGAGGCGGCCGCCGCGGCCGATGTCGCCGTCGTCGTGGTGGGAAATGATCCGCACCTGGGAGGCCGGGAAACCCTCGACAGGTCCACCCTGGCGCTCCCCGAGACCGAGCAGGAACTCATCCGCGTGGTCCGCGAAGCGAACCCCCGGACCGTGCTGGTGATCGCCTCCTCCTACCCCTATGCCCTGGGTCCCCTGGCGGACACCCCCGCGATTGTCTGGACGTCGCACGCCGGGCAGGAACTGGGCAATGCCCTGGCGGACATCCTCAGCGGCGACCATGAACCCACCGGCCGGCTCGCCCAGACGTGGTGGCAGCGCGACGCGGACCTGCCCGACATCCTGGACTACGACATCATCTCCTCGCAGGGCACCTACCTCTACAGCACCGCGGAACCCCTCTACGCCCTGGGCCATGGCCTCGGCTATTCGACCGTCAGCTACGAAACCGCTGTACGGGCCGGCGACGGTCTGGATGTGGTCCTGCGCAACACAGGAAACCGCACTGCCCACGAACTGGTGCAGGTCTATGCGGCCTCCCCCGGCCACCGCTTGGACTTTCCCCGGCGCTTGCTTGTGGCGCACCGGCGGGTTCGGCTCGAACCGGGCGAACGCAGCACAGTACGGATGCCCGTGCCCGTGGACCGGCTGGCCACGTACAGCGTCACCGACGGCAGGATGCTGGTGGAACCCGGCACCTACGAGCTGATGGTGGGCACGTCCGCAAACGACCTACCCCTGGGCGTTGAGTTGACGGTCGCCGGCGAAGGCAGCGGCGCGCGTGCCCGGAGCGCCTGGATCCGTGCGGAACTGTTTGATGAGTGCTCCAACCTCGCACTGGTGCCGGAGACGCCGCTGGCGGGCACCGCCGTCGCTCCCTCCTCACCGCAGGAAAGGGCGACGGCGGTCTACCGGGGCTGGGAGGGCGGCAGGCCTGAGCGCGTGGCGTTCCGGCTCTCAGCCACGGCCGCGGGCAGGGTTGCGGTGCAGCTCCCGGGCCGGGGCGGAACCTGGCGGGAATATGCCGACGCAGCAATACAGCCCGGGTTCAGTGGTGAACTGCGCTTGGAACTGGCCGGCGGCGGCGCTGATTTCGAGGCGGTGCGGATTGTCCTTGAGGGGCCGGTGACGCTGAGCGCACTGCAACTCGGAGAGTAG
- a CDS encoding LacI family DNA-binding transcriptional regulator yields the protein MATMNDVAKAAGVSTSTVSYVLSGKRTISEETREQVLAAIRKLDYSPHSGARSLASSRSNVLGLMVPLRADVNVSVIMQFVAGVVTTARDYNQDVLLLTQDDADGIHRVTSQSIVDGLLMMDIEARDPRIPQLAKLRKPAVLIGFPDDPLGLSCVDFDFAAASRTAVRHLTELGHRSIGFIGSPQASLERHATYADRARKGFEDACHAAGITAALRACEPTSAALAVALNAILSAPEPATALVVHNEGLLPLLREALAVHSLQIPKDISVVAIAPEDAAMAAAHPWTAVSIPAHDIGRAAVEMVMDRLNSDKPVEIRLITPSLVQRETSAARS from the coding sequence ATGGCCACCATGAATGACGTGGCCAAGGCTGCAGGGGTTTCCACCAGCACCGTGTCCTACGTGCTGAGCGGCAAGCGGACCATCTCCGAGGAAACGCGGGAACAGGTCCTCGCGGCCATCAGGAAGCTTGACTACAGCCCCCACTCCGGCGCGAGGTCCCTTGCGTCCAGCAGGTCCAACGTGCTCGGTCTGATGGTTCCCCTGCGGGCGGACGTCAACGTCAGCGTGATCATGCAGTTCGTAGCAGGCGTTGTAACCACTGCCCGGGATTACAACCAGGACGTGCTCCTCCTGACCCAGGACGACGCCGACGGCATCCACCGGGTGACTTCCCAGTCCATCGTGGACGGACTGCTCATGATGGATATCGAAGCCCGTGATCCCCGGATCCCCCAGCTCGCGAAGCTCCGGAAGCCTGCTGTCCTGATCGGCTTCCCGGACGATCCGCTGGGCCTGAGCTGCGTGGATTTCGATTTTGCAGCCGCCTCCCGCACTGCCGTGCGGCACCTGACAGAACTCGGCCATAGGAGCATTGGCTTCATCGGCTCCCCGCAGGCCTCCCTGGAGCGGCACGCCACCTATGCCGACCGTGCACGGAAGGGCTTTGAGGATGCCTGCCATGCTGCCGGCATCACGGCTGCCCTCAGGGCCTGCGAACCCACGTCCGCCGCCCTCGCCGTCGCCCTGAATGCCATCCTCTCGGCTCCGGAACCCGCTACAGCTTTGGTGGTCCACAACGAAGGACTGCTCCCGCTGCTGCGGGAAGCCCTCGCCGTGCACAGTCTGCAGATCCCGAAGGACATCTCGGTTGTTGCCATCGCTCCCGAGGATGCGGCGATGGCTGCCGCCCACCCGTGGACGGCCGTTTCGATACCTGCCCACGACATTGGACGTGCCGCCGTCGAGATGGTCATGGACCGGCTCAACTCGGACAAGCCCGTGGAGATCCGGCTCATTACGCCTTCCCTGGTGCAGCGCGAAACCTCTGCTGCCCGCAGCTAG
- a CDS encoding beta-galactosidase, whose translation MKRFDTMINFDLPSTSTPQRGLDSLTETLGLIHGADYNPEQWPAESWPEDIRLMQQAGINLATVGVFSWATLEPREGARNFGWLDHVLDLLHDGGIRVCLATPTASPPPWLGHHYPETLPVDADGRTLWYGSRNQFSPSSARYRRAAAAITESLAERYADHPAVAMWHVGNELGQISYDDETALAFRVWLMRRHGSMEELNRSWGTAFWGQRYGSWDEIMPPRRAPYLINPSQTLDFQRFTSDQLLSLYRAERDIIRRYDATSPITTNLMGFFRGADYFSFAKETDVVANDWYTDPADPKSHRLGSLTHDLCRGLSRGEPWLLIESATSAVNWREHNVAKQPGELRVDALSAIARGADGVCYFQFRQSSFGAERFHSAVVPLAGEHTRVFREVTELGNDLQSLRQLAGTPCKAKIAVLFDWDSWWAAEAPDTPTGRLEVVKQIQAFYEPLRRRGLAVEVVHPSADLGRYELVLAPSLFMLGQSNAEALVTFVQRGGHLVVGPFSAVADGNGHLVPGRFPGVLADLLGVDGEEWLPLASPLRFEFGSEVPAEQSGPSWHASIWAEDLALREETAEAVARFGEGRLEGKPAVVRNRKGEGSAWYVGADLPADALDRVLVLVLEAAGIASPVAEQLPEPVEAASRGGHLFLLNHSNLPQAVHLGWASVDLLTGAEHSQHLTLPPFGALVLKEPGK comes from the coding sequence TTGAAGCGATTCGATACCATGATCAACTTTGACCTTCCTTCCACCTCCACGCCTCAGCGCGGCCTGGACTCCCTGACCGAGACACTGGGACTCATCCACGGCGCCGACTACAACCCCGAGCAGTGGCCGGCGGAAAGCTGGCCGGAGGATATCCGGCTGATGCAGCAGGCCGGCATCAACCTTGCCACGGTCGGGGTGTTCAGCTGGGCAACGCTTGAACCCCGGGAAGGAGCCCGCAACTTCGGCTGGCTGGACCATGTCCTGGACCTGTTGCACGACGGTGGCATCCGGGTCTGCCTGGCCACCCCCACGGCATCACCGCCGCCATGGCTGGGCCACCATTACCCCGAGACGCTTCCGGTGGACGCGGACGGCCGCACCCTCTGGTACGGCTCGCGCAACCAGTTCAGCCCGTCATCGGCCAGATACCGCCGGGCCGCGGCAGCCATTACGGAATCGTTGGCCGAGAGGTATGCGGACCACCCGGCAGTTGCCATGTGGCACGTGGGCAACGAGCTGGGCCAAATCAGCTACGACGACGAAACCGCGCTCGCATTCCGCGTCTGGCTGATGCGGAGGCACGGATCGATGGAGGAACTGAACCGCTCCTGGGGCACCGCCTTCTGGGGCCAGCGGTATGGCAGCTGGGACGAGATCATGCCGCCGCGACGGGCGCCTTACCTGATCAACCCGAGCCAGACCCTGGACTTCCAGCGCTTCACTTCCGACCAGCTGCTGTCCCTCTACCGCGCGGAACGGGACATCATCCGCCGCTACGACGCCACCAGCCCGATCACTACCAACCTGATGGGGTTCTTCCGCGGCGCTGACTACTTCTCCTTCGCCAAGGAAACGGATGTCGTGGCCAACGACTGGTACACCGATCCGGCCGATCCGAAGTCCCACCGGCTGGGCTCGCTGACCCACGATCTGTGCCGGGGGCTCTCCCGCGGCGAACCGTGGCTGCTCATCGAATCCGCAACCTCGGCCGTGAACTGGCGCGAACACAACGTGGCCAAGCAACCGGGCGAACTGCGCGTGGATGCCCTGTCGGCCATCGCGCGGGGAGCGGATGGCGTCTGCTACTTCCAGTTCCGCCAGTCCAGCTTCGGCGCCGAACGCTTCCACTCAGCCGTAGTCCCCCTGGCGGGAGAACACACGCGCGTGTTCCGCGAAGTGACGGAACTTGGCAATGACCTGCAGTCCCTGCGCCAGCTGGCAGGCACTCCGTGCAAAGCGAAGATCGCGGTCCTTTTTGACTGGGACAGCTGGTGGGCCGCCGAAGCACCCGACACCCCCACCGGCCGGCTGGAAGTCGTGAAGCAGATTCAGGCTTTCTACGAGCCGCTCCGGCGGAGGGGACTCGCCGTTGAAGTGGTCCATCCTTCCGCGGACCTGGGCAGGTACGAGCTGGTCCTGGCGCCGAGCCTTTTCATGCTGGGGCAGTCCAACGCGGAAGCCCTTGTGACGTTTGTGCAGCGCGGCGGACACCTGGTGGTGGGCCCGTTTAGTGCAGTGGCGGACGGGAACGGACATTTGGTTCCCGGGCGCTTCCCGGGTGTCCTGGCGGACCTTCTTGGCGTGGACGGCGAGGAGTGGCTGCCGCTGGCTTCGCCGCTGAGATTCGAGTTTGGCAGCGAGGTACCCGCAGAACAGTCAGGCCCGTCCTGGCACGCCAGTATCTGGGCAGAAGACCTGGCGCTCCGGGAGGAAACAGCGGAAGCAGTGGCGCGCTTTGGCGAGGGGCGGCTGGAAGGCAAGCCCGCCGTCGTACGTAACCGCAAAGGCGAGGGAAGCGCCTGGTACGTTGGCGCGGACCTCCCGGCAGACGCCCTGGACCGGGTCTTAGTTCTGGTACTCGAGGCCGCCGGCATCGCCTCGCCTGTGGCCGAACAGCTGCCCGAACCGGTGGAAGCAGCCAGCCGCGGCGGCCACCTGTTCCTGCTCAACCATTCGAACCTGCCGCAAGCGGTCCATCTTGGCTGGGCGTCCGTGGACCTGCTCACCGGCGCGGAGCACAGCCAGCATCTGACTTTGCCGCCTTTCGGGGCTCTCGTACTCAAAGAACCAGGGAAATAG
- a CDS encoding carbohydrate ABC transporter permease, with protein sequence MSTITKPAATVSAAVRRNKSSRPAWEEEPGSAAKIGKAAVLTMVVIAVLGPLYSIVLTSLSSQATITSAGGMVIVPGEITLDAYRQIISGGVVTRAVLVSVGVTAVGTLLSMVVSVLCAYGLSRPGSFAHTPILFTLLLTMFFSAGMIPAFLLVSGLGLINTYWALILPGAISVFNIIILRGFFMGIDRGILDSARIDGASEWRILFQIVLPMSKAVTAVIALFYGVGYWNAFFNAVLYINDSAMNPLQVVLRSYVLQGVMIPGQIAVGQGAAPSLALQMAVIVVAVVPILMVYPLVQKHFTKGVMIGAVKG encoded by the coding sequence ATGAGCACAATCACCAAACCGGCAGCAACAGTTTCAGCGGCGGTGCGCCGCAACAAGTCGTCAAGGCCAGCGTGGGAGGAGGAACCGGGCTCGGCGGCGAAGATCGGCAAGGCGGCCGTACTCACCATGGTGGTGATCGCCGTGCTGGGGCCGTTGTACTCAATCGTCCTCACCAGCCTCTCCTCCCAGGCCACCATTACCTCGGCCGGCGGAATGGTGATTGTGCCTGGGGAGATCACCCTGGACGCCTACCGCCAGATCATCAGCGGGGGCGTAGTCACACGGGCGGTGCTGGTCAGCGTGGGAGTCACCGCTGTGGGAACCCTGCTTAGCATGGTGGTCTCGGTGCTGTGCGCGTACGGCCTGTCACGCCCCGGCTCCTTTGCCCACACGCCGATCCTGTTCACCCTCCTGCTGACTATGTTCTTCAGCGCCGGCATGATTCCGGCCTTTCTCCTGGTCTCCGGCCTCGGCCTGATCAACACATACTGGGCCTTGATCCTGCCCGGTGCCATATCGGTGTTCAACATCATCATCCTGCGGGGCTTTTTTATGGGGATAGACCGCGGGATCCTGGACAGCGCACGGATCGATGGAGCCAGCGAATGGCGGATCCTGTTCCAAATCGTGCTCCCTATGTCCAAGGCAGTGACAGCTGTTATTGCCCTCTTCTACGGGGTGGGCTACTGGAACGCGTTCTTCAATGCGGTGCTGTATATCAACGACAGCGCCATGAACCCGCTCCAGGTGGTGCTGCGCTCCTATGTCCTGCAGGGCGTGATGATCCCGGGCCAGATTGCCGTGGGCCAGGGGGCGGCACCGTCCCTGGCCCTGCAGATGGCCGTGATCGTTGTGGCCGTGGTGCCCATCCTCATGGTCTACCCCCTGGTGCAGAAGCACTTCACCAAGGGAGTCATGATCGGTGCGGTGAAGGGGTGA